The following proteins are encoded in a genomic region of Drosophila willistoni isolate 14030-0811.24 chromosome 3R, UCI_dwil_1.1, whole genome shotgun sequence:
- the LOC6651730 gene encoding uncharacterized protein LOC6651730, which produces MSKFQSIAGTNNSATSSESSEAQSVEEQQAALALHNRSVALSRAKNSWKRMKELAAEKEKETEAKRPPWRAVSVSTLSKPDKNALLRAKLLDASRRLRAGKANVALQTDIVPTKLMKEKSLGAQSDLILYKEIGILTDGQYSKKKDGYQQYVLTYSMSQMTDTIEQSTRSTQTLLPKAYNDSVVNSYIPEVDDEGNVLLSDVEKRVADQIEKIRKFYVKEEDTKSPSRPPSGSATCPTIDAWHFEDDAIEMDSQRPFIPYTIEPYKPWRSFVPFPFRLRGNSLIGTQKIDWYALLQSIDDLIKESNSLVDKLERIMHEKNSHRKTVPSNLNKLPNFESFKFNPPSDHWLPIIEEQEKQLQSMMAECEQSANI; this is translated from the exons ATGAGTAAGTTCCAATCAATTGCTGGCACCAACAACAGTGCAACATCGTCAGAAAGCAGCGAGGCGCAGAGTGTGGAAGAGCAGCAAGCGGCTTTAGCATTGCACAATCGCAGTGTAGCCTTAAGCAG GGCAAAAAATAGCTGGAAACGTATGAAGGAACTGGCTGCTGAGAAGGAGAAGGAAACGGAAGCTAAGAGACCTCCATGGCGGGCAGTTAGCGTGTCAACTCTGTCTAAGCCAGACAAAAATGCTTTGCTTCGCGCCAAACTCCTGGACGCTTCTAG GCGTTTACGAGCTGGCAAAGCTAATGTGGCACTTCAGACAGATATTGTGCCTACCAAATTGATGAAAGAAAAGAGTCTGGGAGCACAAAGTGATTTGATTTTGTATAAAGAGATTGGAATTCTTACGGATGGTCAATATTCAAAGAAGAAGGATGGCTACCAACAAT ATGTGTTGACCTACAGCATGTCTCAGATGACGGACACGATCGAACAATCAACACGATCAACCCAAACGCTGTTGCCGAAAGCTTACAATGATAGTGTTGTCAATTCCTACATACCTGAAGTCGATGACGAGGGTAATGTTCTATTATCCGATGTTGAGAAAAGAGTAGCTgatcaaattgaaaaaattcgCAAGTTTTATGTGAAGGAAGAGGATACCAAGTCACCAAGTCGTCCTCCAAGTGGTTCGGCTACGTGTCCAACAATTGACGCATGGCACTTTGAAGATGATGCTATTGAAATGGATTCACAACGACCCTTTATACCCTACACGATTGAACCGTATAAACCATGGCGCAGTTTTGTGCCCTTTCCCTTTCGCCTAAGGGGTAACTCATTGATTGGCACACAAAAAATCGATTGGTATGCTCTGTTACAATCGATCGATGATTTGATAAAAGAATCTAATAGTTTGGTTGACAAACTAGAACGGATAATGCATGAAAAGAACTCACATCGAAAAACTGTTCCTagtaatttaaacaaattgccCAACTTTGagtcatttaaatttaatccTCCATCTGACCATTGGCTGCCGATTATTGAAGAACAGGAGAAACAATTGCAATCAATGATGGCTGAATGTGAACAAAGTGCAAACATTTAA
- the LOC26529786 gene encoding 39S ribosomal protein L37, mitochondrial — MRLTNKLCAQHIGWHFKKHWLVQGKRVPRETGAAAELQRLGVQVKSPEEILEPKRERKVVNIIGSALKPVLEDHTHPNWHSNPCHLFSDNNVLLGGIPQAQVLTNSIEIQNFPQHIDDAIKNQQLPSVLDKNVRHAILSSHVLDAEQVKLPKVKLVDRPAFNLPRVYGISHERRNRLLLNKLLFEIEKLAGRSVSVRRKLVDNAGFKTSISKDGDLLGFDTKADKLICSTRALSTIKGKFDGDLPDLYPMKCTISIPKCQIYTEDNLYPFRPDVNCSHPHTLFAYFDKHLTRNSHGSEVTENQFQARTMVKAFALAVARAKQLHGNSTAGALTRPIVVQSIQTDGRVFHFGIFQLNTLDLNSSSATKNYWFHRQSTELFTECGYQAGRPHLEGYNGETIRILNAFYHNS; from the exons ATGCGTCTGACAAACAAATTGTGCGCCCAACACATTGGGTGGCATTTCAAAAAGCATTGGCTGGTGCAAGGTAAACGTGTGCCTCGTGAAACTGGTGCCGCTGCAGAGCTGCAGAGATTGGGAGTGCAAGTTAAGTCTCCGGAAGAGATTCTGGAGCCCAAGCGCGAACGAAAAGT GGTTAATATTATCGGGTCAGCGTTAAAGCCAGTACTAGAGGATCATACTCACCCCAATTGGCACTCTAATCCCTGCCACTTATTTTCCGACAACAATGTGTTACTTGGGGGTATACCTCAGGCCCAGGTGTTAACGAACTCGATAGAGATTCAAAACTTTCCACAACACATTGATGATGCTATTAAAAATCAGCAGCTACCGAGTGTCCTGGACAAGAATGTCCGTCATGCCATTCTGTCATCCCATGTGCTTGATGCAGAGCAAGTGAAGTTGCCCAAAGTCAAGCTGGTTGATCGGCCCGCTTTTAACTTGCCACGAGTTTATGGTATTTCGCATGAAAGACGCAA TCGGCTTCTgctaaacaaattattatttgaaattgaaaagttAGCGGGTCGATCTGTCTCGGTACGCCGTAAACTGGTCGACAATGCTGGCTTCAAAACATCGATTAGCAAGGATGGTGATCTACTTGGATTCGATACCAAAGCAGACAAACTTATTTGCTCTACACGTGCTTTAAGTACCATTAAGGGAAAATTTGATGGAGATTTGCCTGATCTTTACCCAATGAAATGCACAATTTCTATACCAAAGTGTCAAATTTATACTGAAGACAATTTATACC CATTCCGGCCAGATGTAAATTGCTCGCATCCTCATACACTCTTTGCTTACTTTGATAAACATCTTACAAGGAATTCACATGGCTCTGAAGTGACAGAAAATCAATTTCAAGCGAGAACTATGGTTAAGGCGTTTGCATTAGCAGTGGCACGTGCTAAACAATTGCACGGAAATTCCACAGCTGGTGCCCTTACGAGACCCATAGTGGTGCAATCTATTCAGACCGACGGCCgtgtttttcattttggcaTATTCCAGTTGAATACGCTTGACTTGAACTCCAGCAGTGCTACGAAAAACTATTGGTTCCATCGTCAGAGTACTGAGCTATTTACAGAATGCGGTTACCAAGCCGGCAGGCCACATCTAGAGGGTTACAACGGTGAAACAATTCgcattttaaatgcattttatcACAACTCTTAG
- the LOC6651577 gene encoding RNA-binding protein 1 — protein sequence MPRYREWDLACKVYVGNLGSSASKYEIENAFSKYGPLKNVWVARNPPGFAFVEFEDRRDAEDATRALDGTRCCGTRIRVEMSSGRSRERSRRGGGQSGEAGSNRGGAGRHRSRSPRRSRTPRSRSFSRDRRSRSDSRDRH from the exons ATGCCCCGGTATCGTGAATGGGACTTAGCCTGCAAAGTGTATGTTGGTAATTTGGGATCCTCGGCATCAAAATACGAGATTGAAAACGCCTTTAGCAAATATGGGCCTTTGAAAAATGTGTGGGTGGCTCGTAACCCGCCAGGTTTTGCATTTGTTGAGTTCGAGGACAGGCGAGATGCTGAGGACGCAACCCGTGCACTTGACGGCACACGCTGCTGTGGCACACGCATTCGCGTGGAAATGTCTTCGGGTCGATCGCGTGAGCGCAGCCGTCGTGGTGGAGGACAATCGGGTGAGGCTGGCAGCAACCGTGGAGGGGCCGGACGACACAG ATCACGCTCACCACGCCGTTCCCGTACGCCACGCAGTCGTAGTTTTTCCCGTGATCGACGCAGCCGTTCCGATTCCCGCGATCGCCATTAA
- the LOC6651578 gene encoding protein arginine N-methyltransferase 1-B: MSTIDITMDSVTEGPSGVATGLSLTSNANNVLKKLPQSGSGATAGADGASPGADGASSNADEMTSRDYYFDSYAHFGIHEEMLKDEVRTVTYRNAMYHNKHLFQGKTVLDVGCGTGILSMFAAKAGAAQVFAVDCSNIIEFARQVVIDNNLENVIQVVKGKIEEVELPNGIEKVDIIISEWMGYCLFYESMLDTVLYARDKWLKPNGMMFPDRGTLYITAIEDRQYKDEKINWWDDVYGFDMSCIRKVAVTEPLVDVVDPKQVVSTACMVKEVDLYTVQKADLNFSSKFNLTIKRNDFVQALVTYFNIEFTKCHKRLGFSTSPDSTYTHWKQTVFYLDDHLTAKKNEEITGTFQMKPNERNNRDLDFVIDISFKGELSDVNESNTYRMR; the protein is encoded by the exons ATG TCTACCATAGATATAACAATGGATTCGGTTACTGAAGGTCCATCGGGTGTTGCTACCGGCCTCAGCCTCACATCCAACGCGAACAATGTGCTAAAAAAATTACCGCAAAGCGGATCCGGTGCTACTGCAGGAGCTGACGGTGCATCTCCGGGCGCTGATGGCGCCAGTTCAAATGCAGATGAAATGACGTCAAGAGATTATTACTTTGACTCTTACGCACATTTTGGTATCCACGAGGAGATGCTAAAGGACGAAGTGCGAACTGTCACCTACCGCAATGCCATGTACCACAATAAGCATTTATTCCAGGGCAAG ACTGTACTGGATGTGGGTTGTGGAACCGGAATACTCTCCATGTTTGCAGCCAAAGCCGGTGCAGCACAAGTATTTGCCGTCGATTGCTCGAACATTATTGAGTTCGCGCGTCAAGTAGTCATAGACAACAATTTGGAAAATGTGATTCAGGTCGTTAAGGGCAAAATTGAAGAAGTCGAATTGCCAAATGGCATCGAGAAGGTCGACATCATAATTTCAGAGTGGATGGG ATACTGTCTCTTCTATGAATCAATGCTGGACACTGTACTGTATGCTCGAGACAAATGGCTAAAACCTAATGGAATGATGTTCCCGGACAGAGGAACTCTCTATATAACCGCTATCGAAGATCGTCAGTATAAGGACGAGAAGATTAACTGGTGGGATGATGTTTACGGTTTTGACATGAGTTGTATACGCAAAGTGGCCGTCACTGAACCACTCGTAGATGTTGTCGATCCCAAGCAAGTAGTATCCACAGCCTGTATGGTTAAGGAAGTCGATCTGTATACAGTGCAGAAAGCCGATCTGAATTTCTCGTCCAAATTCAATTTGACCATTAAGCGCAATGACTTTGTTCAAGCATTGGTCACGTATTTTAACATTGAGTTCACAAAGTGTCACAAGCGTCTGGGCTTTAGCACATCCCCCGATTCCACATACACGCACTGGAAGCAGACTGTGTTTTATCTGGATGACCACTTGACTGCCAAAAAGAATGAGGAAATAACCGGAACGTTCCAAATGAAGCCCAATGAACGTAATAACCGGGACTTGGACTTTGTAATTGATATCAGTTTCAAAGGCGAGCTATCTGACGTTAATGAATCAAATACATACCGCATGCGTTAG
- the LOC6651579 gene encoding DNA replication licensing factor Mcm5 produces MEGFDDAGVFFSDNFGNDHQPDGAQINLQAVKKKYKEFIRTFNEDNFFYKYRDTLKRNYLNGRYFLEIEMEDLVGFDEALADTLNKQPTEHLQIFEEAAREVADEITAPRPEHEEHMQDIQILLSSSANPTNVREIKSDSVSRLVKIAGIIVAASGIRAKATRMSIMCRSCSTVIPNLKVNPGLEGYALPRKCTTEQAGRPKCPLDPFFIMPDKCKCVDFQTLKLQELPDFVPQGEIPRHLQLFCDRSLCERVVPGNRVLIQGIYSIRKVGKPSRQDGREKAVVGVRAPYMRVVGITVDTEGAGAISRYSNITIDEEDNFRRMAASSDIYDRLSKSLAPSIFGSNDIKKAITCLMFGGSRKRLPDGLCRRGDINVLLLGDPGTAKSQLLKFVEKVAPIGVYTSGKGSSAAGLTASVMKDPHTRNFVMEGGAMVLADGGVVCIDEFDKMREDDRVAIHEAMEQQTISIAKAGITTTLNSRCSVLAAANSIFGRWDDTKGEENIDFMPTILSRFDMIFIVKDVHDEARDITLAKHIINVHLSSNKSAPTEPAEGEISLATFKKYIHYCRTHCGPRLSEAAGEKLKSRYVLMRSGAGQQEKNSDKRLSIPITVRQLEAVIRISESLAKMRLLPFATDEHVNEALRLFQVSTLDAAMTGSLAGAEGFTTEEDQETLNRIEKQLKRRFAIGSQVSEQNILQDFLRQKYEERTVMKVIHTMIRRGELQHRMQRKMLYRIC; encoded by the exons ATGGAGGGCTTTGACGATGCTGGTGTATTCTTCTCTGATAACTTCGGAAATGATCATCAACCTGATGGGGCCCAGATTAACTTGCAGGCTGTGAAGAAGAAATACAAGGAATTCATTCGTACCTTTAACGAGGACAATTTCTTCTACAAATACAG AGACACTTTGAAGCGCAACTATCTCAATGGACGTTATTTCCTTGAAATTGAAATGGAGGACTTGGTGGGATTCGATGAGGCCCTGGCAGATACATTGAACAAGCAGCCGACAGAGCATTTGCAGATTTTCGAAGAAGCGGCCCGCGAGGTGGCTGATGAAATAACAGCGCCTCGTCCCGAGCATGAGGAGCACATGCAGGATATTCAAATACTGCTTTCGTCCAGCGCAAATCCAACAAATGTTCGTGAGATAAAGTCTGACAGTGTGTCACGTCTGGTGAAAATTGCCGGTATAATTGTGGCGGCTTCGGGCATTAGGGCCAAGGCCACACGCATGTCGATTATGTGTCGGTCCTGCAGCACAGTTATTCCAAATCTTAAGGTTAATCCTGGCCTAGAGGGTTATGCCCTGCCACGCAAATGCACCACCGAGCAGGCTGGTCGCCCTAAATGTCCTTTAGATCCGTTTTTTATTATGCCGGATAAATGCAAATGTGTAGACTTCCAAACGCTCAAGTTGCAGGAACTGCCAGACTTTGTGCCGCAGGGTGAAATACCTCGGCACTTGCAGTTGTTCTGCGATCGATCCTTGTGCGAGCGTGTTGTTCCCGGAAATCGTGTGCTTATCCAAGGCATCTATTCGATTCGTAAAGTGGGTAAACCCTCCCGTCAAGATGGCCGAGAGAAGGCAGTTGTAGGTGTAAGGGCGCCATACATGCGAGTGGTGGGCATCACTGTGGACACTGAGGGCGCTGGAGCAATTTCTCGCTACAGCAATATCACCATCGATGAGGAAGACAACTTCAGGCGTATGGCCGCCTCCAGTGACATTTACGATCGTCTGTCCAAATCTCTGGCTCCCAGCATATTTGGTTCCAACGACATTAAGAAGGCCATTACTTGCCTAATGTTTGGTGGATCGCGAAAACGTCTGCCAGACGGTCTTTGCAGACGTGGCGATATCAACGTGTTGTTGCTGGGTGATCCGGGAACAGCTAAATCCCAATTGCTTAAGTTTGTGGAGAAAGTGGCCCCAATTGGTGTTTATACATCGGGTAAGGGCTCTAGTGCAGCTGGTCTAACAGCCTCTGTTATGAAAGATCCTCACACG CGAAACTTTGTCATGGAAGGCGGAGCCATGGTCTTGGCCGACGGAGGTGTCGTTTGCATTGATGAGTTCGACAAAATGCGTGAAGATGATCGTGTGGCCATCCACGAGGCCATGGAACAGCAAACCATATCTATCGCTAAGGCTGGCATCACAACCACCCTAAACTCGCGTTGTTCTGTTCTGGCAGCAGCCAATTCCATTTTCGGCCGTTGGGATGATACCAAAGGGGAGGAGAATATTGATTTTATGCCAACGATCTTGTCGAGATTCGATATGATATTCATTGTCAAAGATGTGCACGATGAGGCGCGGGACATTACGTTGGCTAAGCATATCATCAATGTCCATCTCAGTTCGAACAAGTCGGCTCCTACAGAGCCAGCCGAGGGTGAAATATCATTGGCTACATTCAAGAAATACATCCACTACTGTCGCACACATTGCGGACCGCGTCTAAGCGAGGCTGCCGGCGAGAAACTAAAGAGTCGCTATGTTCTGATGCGTAGTGGCGCTGGTCAGCAGGAAAAGAACTCCGATAAGCGTCTTAGCATTCCCATAACTGTCCGCCAGCTGGAGGCTGTGATCCGCATTTCAGAATCTTTGGCTAAAATGCGTTTGCTTCCATTTGCTACTGATGAGCATGTTAACGAAGCACTGCGTCTGTTCCAAGTATCGACTCTCGATGCCGCCATGACAGGCAGCTTGGCTGGCGCCGAGGGTTTCACCACAGAGGAGGATCAAGAGACTCTAAACCGTATAGAGAAACAATTGAAGCGTCGCTTTGCCATCGGATCTCAAGTGTCggaacaaaatattttacag GACTTTTTGCGACAAAAGTATGAGGAGCGAACTGTTATGAAAGTTATTCACACCATGATTCGAAGAGGCGAACTACAGCACAGAATGCAGCGCAAAATGTTGTATCGCATTTGCTAA
- the LOC6651580 gene encoding abnormal spindle-like microcephaly-associated protein homolog produces the protein MYIYPSSPESASSLQSEESAAIKIQAGFRGYRVRKQLHRQTKPTSNGYLSHRHSNQHNRRHQRLHGNTVMENQQKPTATNENAPAVANVDGDMTSEADRCATKIQAGFRGFLVRKKQKIATDAAVKIQAGFRGFKARKELKQS, from the coding sequence ATGTACATTTACCCGAGCTCACCGGAATCAGCCTCGTCCTTACAGTCCGAAGAAAGTGCCGCCATAAAGATACAAGCTGGTTTTCGGGGATATCGTGTTCGCAAGCAACTCCATCGTCAGACCAAGCCCACAAGCAACGGATATTTAAGTCATCGTCACTCCAATCAACACAACAGACGACATCAACGTCTACACGGCAACACAGTGATGGAGAATCAACAGAAACCAACCGCCACTAATGAGAATGCCCCCGCGGTGGCCAATGTGGACGGTGACATGACGTCAGAGGCAGATCGTTGCGCGACAAAAATTCAGGCGGGTTTCCGGGGATTCCTTGTGCGAAAGAAGCAGAAAATTGCCACAGATGCGGCTGTTAAAATACAGGCAGGCTTTCGTGGTTTTAAGGCTCGCAAAGAGTTGAAGCAATCCTGA